The proteins below are encoded in one region of Nilaparvata lugens isolate BPH chromosome X, ASM1435652v1, whole genome shotgun sequence:
- the LOC120354752 gene encoding zinc finger protein 665-like isoform X2, whose amino-acid sequence MAGGLNYIDASDERYSNWMRYVNCARNINEMNLMAYQFEGGIYYRTLRLVAPHEELFVFYGEQFGCSLGIDVKNFRNPTLTNEKDVSFYCAECNSVFTSPLYLEQHEMTCLLGRPPSKKPKLLHATQTTVTTVAPQSKNHGCTTSSNQTSNPMMSVSNVQEPLSFTDGTSNEQHLSLNEGSTYGAKGKQLIELSGEKGVNSHLCNKTYSKKCREHENVRPFKCSDCDKAFPSNARLDRHFKSVHLKVCLFKCNMCDYKCSHNGHLKKHMDAVHLNVRKFECNMCDYKCSRNGNLKQHMDAVHLNVRKFECNMCDYKCSRNDYLKSHMNAVHLNVRKFECNMCDYKCSRNGHLKQHMDAVHLNVRKFECNMCDYKCSQNGDLKKHMDAVHLNVRKFECNMCDYKCSQNGDLKKHTQAAK is encoded by the exons ATGGCCGGTGGGTTGAACTACATTGATGCCAGTGATGAGAGATACAGTAACTGGATGCGCTATGTGAACTGCGCAAGAAATATCAATGAAATGAATCTGATGGCATATCAGTTTGAGGGCGGCATCTATTACAGAACTCTTCGTCTGGTTGCTCCTCATGAAGAGCTGTTTGTCTTCTATGGAGAACAGTTTGGCTGTAGTCTCGGCATTGATGTCAAGAACTTCAGGAATCCCACATTAACTAATGAAAAAG ATGTCAGCTTCTACTGCGCAGAGTGTAACTCAGTCTTCACCTCACCGCTCTACTTGGAGCAGCACGAAATGACCTGTCTACTGGGACGGCCACCAAGCAAGAAACCGAAACTCCTTCATGCTACACAAACTACTGTGACCACAGTTGCACCACAAAGCAAGAACCACGGTTGCACCACGTCATCTAATCAAACATCGAACCCAATGATGAGTGTAAGCAACGTTCAGGAACCTCTCTCATTCACTGATGGAACCTCAAACGAACAACACCTCTCATTGAATGAGGGTTCGACTTATGGTGCCAAAGGCAAACAACTGATAGAGTTATCAGGTGAAAAGGGTGTCAATAGCCACCTTTGTAATAAGACTTATTCCAAAAAGTGTAGAGAGCATGAGAATGTAAGGCCATTCAAGTGCAGTGATTGTGATAAAGCTTTTCCTAGTAATGCAAGACTTGACCGACATTTTAAGTCAGTTCACTTGAAAGTGTGTTTGTTCAAATGCAATATGTGTGACTATAAGTGCTCACATAATggtcatttgaaaaaacacatggaTGCTGTGCATTTGAATGTACGAAAATTTGAATGCAATATGTGTGACTATAAGTGCTCACGTAATGGTAATTTGAAACAACACATGGATGCTGTGCATTTGAATGTACGAAAATTTGAATGCAATATGTGCGACTATAAGTGCTCACGAAATGATTATTTGAAAAGTCACATGAATGCTGTGCATTTGAATGTACGTAAATTTGAATGCAATATGTGCGACTATAAGTGCTCACGCAATGGTCATTTGAAACAACACATGGATGCTGTGCATTTGAATGTACGAAAATTTGAATGCAATATGTGCGACTATAAGTGCTCAcaaaatggtgatttgaaaaaacac ATGGATGCTGTGCATTTGAATGTACGTAAATTTGAATGCAATATGTGCGACTATAAGTGCTCAcaaaatggtgatttgaaaaaacacaccCAAGCAGCAAAATAA
- the LOC120354752 gene encoding zinc finger protein 888-like isoform X3, which translates to MAGGLNYIDASDERYSNWMRYVNCARNINEMNLMAYQFEGGIYYRTLRLVAPHEELFVFYGEQFGCSLGIDVKNFRNPTLTNEKDVSFYCAECNSVFTSPLYLEQHEMTCLLGRPPSKKPKLLHATQTTVTTVAPQSKNHGCTTSSNQTSNPMMSVSNVQEPLSFTDGTSNEQHLSLNEGSTYGAKGKQLIELSGEKGVNSHLCNKTYSKKCREHENVRPFKCSDCDKAFPSNARLDRHFKSVHLKVCLFKCNMCDYKCSHNGHLKKHMDAVHLNVRKFECNMCDYKCSRNGNLKQHMDAVHLNVRKFECNMCDYKCSRNDYLKSHMNAVHLNVRKFECNMCDYKCSRNGHLKQHMDAVHLNVRKFECNMCDYKCSQNGDLKKHMDAVHLNE; encoded by the exons ATGGCCGGTGGGTTGAACTACATTGATGCCAGTGATGAGAGATACAGTAACTGGATGCGCTATGTGAACTGCGCAAGAAATATCAATGAAATGAATCTGATGGCATATCAGTTTGAGGGCGGCATCTATTACAGAACTCTTCGTCTGGTTGCTCCTCATGAAGAGCTGTTTGTCTTCTATGGAGAACAGTTTGGCTGTAGTCTCGGCATTGATGTCAAGAACTTCAGGAATCCCACATTAACTAATGAAAAAG ATGTCAGCTTCTACTGCGCAGAGTGTAACTCAGTCTTCACCTCACCGCTCTACTTGGAGCAGCACGAAATGACCTGTCTACTGGGACGGCCACCAAGCAAGAAACCGAAACTCCTTCATGCTACACAAACTACTGTGACCACAGTTGCACCACAAAGCAAGAACCACGGTTGCACCACGTCATCTAATCAAACATCGAACCCAATGATGAGTGTAAGCAACGTTCAGGAACCTCTCTCATTCACTGATGGAACCTCAAACGAACAACACCTCTCATTGAATGAGGGTTCGACTTATGGTGCCAAAGGCAAACAACTGATAGAGTTATCAGGTGAAAAGGGTGTCAATAGCCACCTTTGTAATAAGACTTATTCCAAAAAGTGTAGAGAGCATGAGAATGTAAGGCCATTCAAGTGCAGTGATTGTGATAAAGCTTTTCCTAGTAATGCAAGACTTGACCGACATTTTAAGTCAGTTCACTTGAAAGTGTGTTTGTTCAAATGCAATATGTGTGACTATAAGTGCTCACATAATggtcatttgaaaaaacacatggaTGCTGTGCATTTGAATGTACGAAAATTTGAATGCAATATGTGTGACTATAAGTGCTCACGTAATGGTAATTTGAAACAACACATGGATGCTGTGCATTTGAATGTACGAAAATTTGAATGCAATATGTGCGACTATAAGTGCTCACGAAATGATTATTTGAAAAGTCACATGAATGCTGTGCATTTGAATGTACGTAAATTTGAATGCAATATGTGCGACTATAAGTGCTCACGCAATGGTCATTTGAAACAACACATGGATGCTGTGCATTTGAATGTACGAAAATTTGAATGCAATATGTGCGACTATAAGTGCTCAcaaaatggtgatttgaaaaaacacatggatgctgtgcatttgaatgaataa
- the LOC120354752 gene encoding zinc finger protein 665-like isoform X1, which produces MAGGLNYIDASDERYSNWMRYVNCARNINEMNLMAYQFEGGIYYRTLRLVAPHEELFVFYGEQFGCSLGIDVKNFRNPTLTNEKDVSFYCAECNSVFTSPLYLEQHEMTCLLGRPPSKKPKLLHATQTTVTTVAPQSKNHGCTTSSNQTSNPMMSVSNVQEPLSFTDGTSNEQHLSLNEGSTYGAKGKQLIELSGEKGVNSHLCNKTYSKKCREHENVRPFKCSDCDKAFPSNARLDRHFKSVHLKVCLFKCNMCDYKCSHNGHLKKHMDAVHLNVRKFECNMCDYKCSRNGNLKQHMDAVHLNVRKFECNMCDYKCSRNDYLKSHMNAVHLNVRKFECNMCDYKCSRNGHLKQHMDAVHLNVRKFECNMCDYKCSQNGDLKKHMDAVHLNVRKFECNMCDYKCSQNGNLKQHMDAVHLNVCKFECNMCDYKCSQNGNLKQHMDAVHLNVRKFECNMCDYKCSQNGDLKKHTQAAK; this is translated from the exons ATGGCCGGTGGGTTGAACTACATTGATGCCAGTGATGAGAGATACAGTAACTGGATGCGCTATGTGAACTGCGCAAGAAATATCAATGAAATGAATCTGATGGCATATCAGTTTGAGGGCGGCATCTATTACAGAACTCTTCGTCTGGTTGCTCCTCATGAAGAGCTGTTTGTCTTCTATGGAGAACAGTTTGGCTGTAGTCTCGGCATTGATGTCAAGAACTTCAGGAATCCCACATTAACTAATGAAAAAG ATGTCAGCTTCTACTGCGCAGAGTGTAACTCAGTCTTCACCTCACCGCTCTACTTGGAGCAGCACGAAATGACCTGTCTACTGGGACGGCCACCAAGCAAGAAACCGAAACTCCTTCATGCTACACAAACTACTGTGACCACAGTTGCACCACAAAGCAAGAACCACGGTTGCACCACGTCATCTAATCAAACATCGAACCCAATGATGAGTGTAAGCAACGTTCAGGAACCTCTCTCATTCACTGATGGAACCTCAAACGAACAACACCTCTCATTGAATGAGGGTTCGACTTATGGTGCCAAAGGCAAACAACTGATAGAGTTATCAGGTGAAAAGGGTGTCAATAGCCACCTTTGTAATAAGACTTATTCCAAAAAGTGTAGAGAGCATGAGAATGTAAGGCCATTCAAGTGCAGTGATTGTGATAAAGCTTTTCCTAGTAATGCAAGACTTGACCGACATTTTAAGTCAGTTCACTTGAAAGTGTGTTTGTTCAAATGCAATATGTGTGACTATAAGTGCTCACATAATggtcatttgaaaaaacacatggaTGCTGTGCATTTGAATGTACGAAAATTTGAATGCAATATGTGTGACTATAAGTGCTCACGTAATGGTAATTTGAAACAACACATGGATGCTGTGCATTTGAATGTACGAAAATTTGAATGCAATATGTGCGACTATAAGTGCTCACGAAATGATTATTTGAAAAGTCACATGAATGCTGTGCATTTGAATGTACGTAAATTTGAATGCAATATGTGCGACTATAAGTGCTCACGCAATGGTCATTTGAAACAACACATGGATGCTGTGCATTTGAATGTACGAAAATTTGAATGCAATATGTGCGACTATAAGTGCTCAcaaaatggtgatttgaaaaaacacatggatgctgtgc ATTTGAATGTACGAAAATTTGAATGCAATATGTGCGACTATAAGTGCTCACAAAATGGTAATTTGAAACAACACATGGATGCTGTGCATTTGAATGTATGTAAATTTGAATGCAATATGTGCGACTATAAGTGCTCACAAAATGGTAATTTGAAACAACACATGGATGCTGTGCATTTGAATGTACGTAAATTTGAATGCAATATGTGCGACTATAAGTGCTCAcaaaatggtgatttgaaaaaacacaccCAAGCAGCAAAATAA